In Chiroxiphia lanceolata isolate bChiLan1 chromosome 2, bChiLan1.pri, whole genome shotgun sequence, a single genomic region encodes these proteins:
- the LOC116782910 gene encoding M1-specific T cell receptor beta chain-like — MYLFLSAFPLYTALCLCCHQGQVAGRRWPFSMDFHWFLVAILAPLGGAVQQSPDTVIQVGDPVILNCSGTLSGVSTMYWYKLPTGKDASLQLVVYSVEGSKADIEKEFLNHIQSNGTKNKRLSMKIDHALLNDSGTYFCAEKDPIERLYFGSGTKLTVMEKDKEIIPPSVAIFFPSKQEIQQKNKATLVCLASGFYPDHLTLVWMVNDVKRTKGVGTDEFSTQNGSTYSLTSRLRIPAWEWFNPLNNFECVANFFQNGKEESIHKVISGDAGCAVTEDSYLRYGNSVKLTYLILCGKALIYAALVSSLLWRTKVGGKLYKE; from the exons ATGTATCTCttcctctcagcctttcctctgtacacagctctgtgtctgtgctgtcaCCAGGGGCAGGTTGCTGGAAGGAGGTGGCCTTTTTCAATGGATTTCCACTGGTTCCTTGTGGCCATCCTGGCTCCTCTGG gcGGGGCTGTTCAGCAATCACCAGATACAGTCATCCAAGTGGGAGACCCTGTGATTCTGAACTGCTCCGGGACGTTGAGTGGAGTCAGTACCATGTACTGGTACAAGTTGCCCACTGGGAAGGATGCCTCTCTGCAGTTGGTTGTATACTCAGTGGAAGGTAGCAAAGCAGATATTGAGAAGGAATTCCTAAATCACATCCAGAGTAATGGGACTAAGAACAAACGTTTATCTATGAAGATAGATCATGCCCTACTCAATGACTCAGGCACATATTTCTGTGCTGAGAAAGA tcccatc GAAAGACTGTACTTTGGCAGTGGGACAAAACTCACAGTCATGG agaAGGATAAGGAAATCATACCTCCATCTGTGGCCATCTTTTTCCCATCAAAGCAGGAAATCCAACAGAAGAACAAGGCCACACTGGTGTGCCTGGCCTCTGGTTTCTACCCTGACCACCTGACTCTGGTCTGGATGGTAAATGATGTTAAAAGGACAAAAGGAGTAGGGACAGACGAATTCTCCACACAGAATGGGAGCACCTACTCGCTGACCAGCCGACTGAGGATCCCAGCCTGGGAATGGTTCAACCCTTTGAATAATTTTGAGTGCGTTgccaatttttttcagaatggaaAAGAGGAATCCATACACAAAGTTATATCTGGTGATGCTG gcTGTGCAGTTACAGAAG ACTCGTACTTGCGGTATGGAAATTCTGTGAAGCTCACTTACCTCATTCTCTGTGGCAAAGCCCTGATCTATGCAGCTTTGGTGAGCAGTCTGTTGTGGAGAACCAAG GTAGGTGGCAAGTTGTATAAAGAATGA
- the PRSS2 gene encoding trypsin-2: protein MKCLLFLAFVGAAVAFPTIAEDDDDKIVGGYTCAENSVPYQVSLNSGYHFCGGSLISSQWVLSAAHCYKYRIQVQLGKHNLALTESTQQFINSAKVIRHSGYSAYTLNNDIMLIKLATPAQLNKSVQTVALPSSCVAAGTTCLISGWGNTLSSGSNYPDELQCLQAPVLSATNCKNAYPGQITDNMICVGFLEGGKDSCQGDSGGPVVCNGELQGIVSWGIGCAQKGYPGVYTKVCNYVSWIQSTIAAN from the exons ATGAAGTGCCTGCTCTTTCTCGCCTTTGTTGGGGCGGCTG TTGCCTTCCCCACCATCGCTGAGGATGATGACGACAAGATCGTGGGAGGCTACACCTGTGCAGAGAACTCTGTTCCCTATCAGGTGTCCCTGAATTCCGGATATCACTTCTGTGGAGGTTCCCTCATCAGCAGCCAGTGGGTCCTGTCAGCTGCTCACTGCTACAAATA TCGCATCCAAGTGCAGCTCGGGAAACATAACCTGGCCCTGACAGAATCAACACAGCAGTTTATTAACTCGGCTAAAGTCATCCGCCACTCTGGCTACAGCGCCTATACCCTGAACAATGACATCATGCTCATCAAGCTTgccaccccagcccagctcaaCAAATCTGTCCAAACGGTtgctctgcccagcagctgTGTGGCCGCCGGCACCACTTGCCTGATCTCCGGCTGGGGCAACACACTCAGCAGTGGCA GTAACTATCCAGATGAACTGCAGTGCCTGCAGGCTCCGGTGCTCTCTGCCACTAACTGCAAGAACGCCTACCCTGGTCAGATTACAGACAACATGATATGTGTAGGATTcctggagggaggaaaagattCCTGCCAG GGAGATTCCGGCGGTCCCGTGGTCTGCAACGGAGAGCTCCAGGGCATTGTTTCCTGGGGCATTGGATGTGCCCAGAAAGGCTACCCTGGAGTTTACACCAAGGTTTGCAATTACGTCTCCTGGATCCAATCCACTATCGCTGCCAACTGA